CCCAATCGGCGGCGAAACTCAGAGTGCGGCGGCCCGCGCTGCCGCTCTTTGCCTCAATCGGCGTCGAGGTCGCGATGGCGGGTTTCCGGCAGGCACAGCAGCCCCACCACCAGGCTGATGCCGGTCACCAGCACCGGATACCAGAGGCCGTAGAAGATGTCGCCGGTATAGACCACCAGGGCGAAGGACACCGTGGGCAGGAAACCGCCGAACCAGCCATTGCCGATGTGATACGGCAGCGACATCGAGGTGTAGCGGATGCGCGTGGGAAACAGCTCCACCATCAAGGCTGCCAGCGGTCCATAGCAGAGGGTGGCGATAAGGATCAAGGCGAAGATCACCGCCACCACCATGGGCTTGTTGACCTGGGCGGCGTCGGCCTTGGCCGGATAGCCGGCGGCCTGTACGGCGGCGCGCAGGGCCGGCTCGTCGTAACCGACGATGAGCTTGTCCCCGACGTGGACCTGCACGGCATCGCCCGGCGCACCCGCCACGCTACGGTAGGGCAGACCGCTCTTGGCCAGCAGCGTCTTGACCCGGTCGCAAGGGCTGTCGAAGCGCGCCTTGCCCACCGGATCGAACTGGAAGGTGCAGGTGGCCGGATCGGCGGTCACTACGATGGGCGCCTGCTGACTGGCCTGGTAGATCTGCGGATTGGCGTAGTGGGTCAGGGCCTTGAACAACGGGAAGTAGAGCACCGTGGCCAGCAGCAGGCCGAGCATCAGGATCGGCTTGCGGCCGACCTTGTCCGATAGCCAGCCGGCGATGACGAAGAAGGGCGCGCCGAGGATGACGCTGATGATCAGCAGGTTGTTGGCCAGCACCGGATCCAGCTTGAGCGTCTGGGTGAGAAAGAACATCACGTAGAACTGCGACAGGTAAAAGGTCACCGCCTGGCCGCCGTTGATGCTGAACAGGGCGATCAGCACCACCTTGAGATTGCTCCAGTTGGTGAAAGAATCACGGATCGGCACCTTGCTCTGCTTGCCCTCGGCCTTCATGCGCAGGAAGGCTGGGGATTCGTGCATGGACATGCGGATCCAGGTGGAGATGGCCAGCAGGAAGATCGACAGCAGGAACGGCAGGCGCCAGCCCCAGACCTCGAACTGATCGCCGGTCAGATAGCGGCAGACCAGGATCACCACCAGCGACAGCAAGAGGCCCAGGGTCGCGGTGGATTGCAGCCAGCTGGTATGGGCGCCGCGCTTGCCGGGCGGTGCGTGCTCGGCGATGTAGGTGGCGGCGCCGCCGTATTCGCCGCCCAGAGCCAGCCCCTGCAGCAGGCGCAGCACCACCAGGATGATGGGCGCGGCCACGCCGATGCTGGCGTAGGTGGGTAGCAGGCCGACGCCGAAGGTGGCGATGCCCATGAGGATGATGGTGGCGAGGAAGGTGTACTTGCGCCCGACCAGATCGCCCAACCGGCCGAACACCAGGGCGCCGAAGGGCCGCACCACGAAGCCGGCGGCAAAGGCCAGCAGGGCGAAGATGAAGGCGGTGGTGTCGTTGACCCCGGCGAAGAATTGCTTGCTGATCACCGCCGCCAGGGCGCCGTAGAGAAAGAAGTCGTACCACTCGAAGACGGTCCCCAGGGACGAGGCGAAGATCACCTTGCGTTCTTCGCGGCGACTGACGACCGCGGTAGGTTGTACCCGGGGTTGGGCATAGTCGGACATCGCACGTTCTCCTGGCCCGGGAGCGCCGGGCTGATTGTTGTTATGGGCGACAGCTACTACGGTGGAAACGGCGGGCGGCCCGCCATCGGTAACACTAGGCGGCCGAGACCCGATCCGGCCGGGCGACCGCCGCGGGCAACTCGACGATTCCCTGCTCCCGCGCCTCGGCCAGCATGAAGCGGGCCGCCTGCTCGGCGATCATCAGGGTCGGCGAACAGCTGTTGCCGGAGACCAGGGTCGGCATGATGGAAGCGTCGGCGACCCGTAGGCCGGGGATGCCATGCACCCTTAGCCGGGCATCCACCACGGCATCCGCGTCCTGCCCCATGCGGCAGGTGCCGGAGGGATGGAAGATGGTGGTACCTATGGCGCCCGCGGCCTGCTGCAATTCCTCTTCGCTCTGGTAGGCCAGTCCCGGCAGGTATTCCTCGGGTCGGTAGGCGGCCAGGGCCGGGGCGGCGACGATGCGCCGGGTCAGGCGGATGGCGTCGGCGGCCACCTTGAGATCTTCCTCCGCGCTCAGGTAGCGCGGCTGGATCAGCGGCGCGGCTTGGGCATCGGCACTGCGGATGGCCACCTGACCGCGGCTGGCCGGGCGCAGGTTGCACACC
The window above is part of the Pseudomonas oryzihabitans genome. Proteins encoded here:
- a CDS encoding MFS transporter, whose protein sequence is MSDYAQPRVQPTAVVSRREERKVIFASSLGTVFEWYDFFLYGALAAVISKQFFAGVNDTTAFIFALLAFAAGFVVRPFGALVFGRLGDLVGRKYTFLATIILMGIATFGVGLLPTYASIGVAAPIILVVLRLLQGLALGGEYGGAATYIAEHAPPGKRGAHTSWLQSTATLGLLLSLVVILVCRYLTGDQFEVWGWRLPFLLSIFLLAISTWIRMSMHESPAFLRMKAEGKQSKVPIRDSFTNWSNLKVVLIALFSINGGQAVTFYLSQFYVMFFLTQTLKLDPVLANNLLIISVILGAPFFVIAGWLSDKVGRKPILMLGLLLATVLYFPLFKALTHYANPQIYQASQQAPIVVTADPATCTFQFDPVGKARFDSPCDRVKTLLAKSGLPYRSVAGAPGDAVQVHVGDKLIVGYDEPALRAAVQAAGYPAKADAAQVNKPMVVAVIFALILIATLCYGPLAALMVELFPTRIRYTSMSLPYHIGNGWFGGFLPTVSFALVVYTGDIFYGLWYPVLVTGISLVVGLLCLPETRHRDLDAD